The Deinococcus gobiensis I-0 sequence CCCTGTCTCTGGCGCCCACCACCCTTCTCCTCCTCGGGGCCCTGAGCCTCTCCCAGGCCAGTGCTGTCGTCGCGGGTCCCACCTCGAACACGACCCGTGCCGGGACCGCCATCACCAATACCGGCTTCCTCGACTACCGCACCGACGAGGGCAAGGACGCCACCGAACAGAGCAACGTCGTCACCGCGACCGTTCAACACGTTCCGGCCGTCAGCATCACCCCCAACGGGGGCACGGACGGCGGCAACGATCCCAGCACGCCCGTCTGTGGGCAGACCGTCGTCGGCGTTCCCGGCCAGGCGGCCGTCCTGACGTACCAGATCACCAACACCAGCAACGGCCCAGATACCTACACCCTCACCACTCTGCTCGGCAGCACCTCCCCTGCCGGCGCAGCGGCCCGGTACTACCTCGACGATGGGGACGGCACCTTCACGCCGCAGGACACCGAAATCACCTCCATCGCGCTCGACATGGGCGAGAGCCGCACCTTCTTCGTGACCTACCCCATCGCCGCCGAGGAAGTCGGTACCGCCCAGTTCACCCTCTCTCCCGTCGCCACCAGCACGGCCGACAACGCGGTCACGGACAGCGGCAACACCGGCTGTATCGATACCCAGGACCGCGTGGGCGTCCAGCTGGACAACGACAGCTTCCGCGAGACGACTGCCCCGGCCACCGTGTTCACGGAGCATTTCCTGCGCAACATCGGCAACGTCGATCTGTCCACCTCGACCATCACCCTGACCCCGCAAGGAGGCCGCTACCCTGCGACGTACCGCCTGGGCAACCAGACCACCGAGTACCCGACGCCCCAGGATGCCCTGACGGCCTATGGTGATCTGCCCATCGGCCAGGGCGTGATCCTGCACGTGACGCAGACGGTCCCTGCAGGCGAGGCGAATGCCACCCGCAGCACCCTGAGCCTCACCGCTTCTACCCCAGGCGACAGTACGCCCGAGCGGGAAAATCTGACGCCCGCCGCGACCAGCACGGCCCGGACCGACGAGATCTACGTGCAGCGGGGCATCGCGAATATCCAGAAGACCCAGGCCCTGTGCGAGACCGACAACAACGGCGCGTTCAGCTGCCCTGGTGCACAGCAGATGTACGACCGCAAGGCGACCTACCAGCGTGCCCTCGATGTGAAGCCCTGCGACATCATCAAGTACGCCCTGTTCACCCAGAACACGGGGGACGCGCTGCTCAAGCAGGCCCGCATCCGCGACGTGGTGCCTCAGAACACCGAGTTGCTCAAGGCCCTGCCCCTGGCCAGGGATCCCATGCTGTACCGCATCGACGGTGGGGCCTGGATGCCCGCATTCCCGACCTTCCCGAGTGAGCTGCCGGCCGGAACGACGATCGAGATCGCGCCCGATCTGAACGGCGACGGGACCATCACCGACGAGGATGGCCTGCCCCGGAACTCCAACAACATCGGCGTCGTCCTCTACGTGCAGGTCAAGGGGCCGAAATGCACCGCGCCGGCGTCCTTCGACTTCGAGGACATCAACAACTTCCAGGCCACCTGATCCACGGCGCGGCCCCCTGACCCTTCCGTCTTCCTTTCCCTCGGGCGAGACCTCCTCTGGTCTCTCCCGTCCCAGGACCTCCATGAAACGACTGCTTCTCACTGCCCTGCTGGCCGTCTCCAGCGCCGCCCTGGCCGCCGGTACCTCTGCCGGAACCACCATCAACAACACGGCCAGCCTCGAAAGTGTCGATGATGCCGGCCAGGACGTCAGCACCCCCAGTAACGTGGTCACCCTGACCGTCAAGCACGTCCCTGCCGTCGATGTGACGCCCGATGGCGGGACCCCGGACGCCCCCGGCCAGACCGTCATCGGCATCCCTGGGCAGAACGGCGTGCTCACCTATCAGATCAAGAACCCCAGCAATGGCCCGGACACCTACGACCTCACCACCCAGACTCAACCCGGCACCGACCCCAGCAAAGTCACGTACTACCTCGACGACGGCGACGGCATCTTCGATCCCACCAAGGACCGGGTCGTCACGACGATCACTCTCCAACCCGACGAGCAGCGCACCTTCTATACGACGTACCCCGTCCCCACCGACGCGACGAGCACCACGTCGTTCACCCTGACGCCCGTGGCCACCAGTACCACGGACCGCCAGGTGCAGGACACAGGGAACTATGGTCGGATCGACACTCAGCAGGTTCTGCGCTTGACGTTCACCCAGAACGAGGCGGGAAGTGCCACGAGCCCCGGCAGCGTGACGTACACCCATGACCTGCGAAATACGGGGAACACGCCCCTGAGCGCCCGGGACCTCGCCCTCACGAGTGAGGGGGGCAGCTGGGCATACACCTATCAAGTGGGCGATGGGACGGCACGACCCACATTCGCCGATGCACTGGCCGCCTGGACCGGCAAGCTGAACAGCAGCGAGACCCTGCCCGTGCGTGTCACCGTGACCGCCCCAGCCGGACTGGCGAGCAGCACCCAGGACACCCTGACCCTGAGTGCCGCCATCAAGACGGTCGCCTCGTCGGCCACCGACAACCAGAGCTCGACCCCCCAGCGACTCACGGACACGACCACCATCCTCAAGGGCATCCCCGGCGCGGTGAAGAGTGCCCAGAGCTGCGGCACGGACCCCGCCTGTCTCGCCCCCACCGCCATTCCGGATGCCCGGGTCGCGCCCAACCAGTACGTGCTCTATCTCGTGACCGGCAACAACACGGGGAACGGAGCCCTGCGCCGCCCTGTCCTGAAGGACGTGCTGCCCGAACACCTCAAGGGGGTGGCCTTCAGTGGCAGCGTGAGCAGCACCGACGGCCAGATGCTCTACAGCCTCGATAACCGGTCCTGGACCACCACTCCACCGAGTATCGCCGGAGCCGAGGGCATAGAGATCTACGTGGGCTACGACAGCGACAAAGACGGGACGATGACCAGGGACGACACCCTCGCGCCGGGCGCCAAGCTGAACCTCAAGCTCATCACGGTGGTCAAGTAGTGCGGGCGGCCGCGACGGTCCTGGGCCTCGCGCTCACCCTGAGCCTGGGGCAGTCCGGCCTCGCGGCCCCCACGCCCGCCGGCACCCAGATCACCAATACCGCCCTCTTCGACGCGGACGGCCAGTTCACCCCCAGCAACCCGGTCACACTTACCGTGCAGGCCGTCTGTGGGGTGGCGATCACGCCCGCCGCGCAGCGCCTTCCGGGCACAGTCGGGCAGCCTACTCCCTTCACCTTCACCGTCCTGAATACAGGAAATAGCACCTGGACCTTCCCGCTGGAGGCGCGCGCCGGTGCCACGGGACGCATGGACGTGATCCTTGACCCGACGAGTCTGACGCTGACCCAGGGCGAACGCCGCGACGTGGTGCTGAGCGTGACCCCCTGGGGGGCGGGCCGCCTCGAAGCGCAGTTGCAGGCGGCCTGTGGTGATGTGGTCGCCCGGGGCCTCGCCCAGGTGGACGCGACGCTCCTCCCCCTGACCGCGAGCAAGAGCGTGGACCGCAGCACGGCGAAACCCGGCGACGTGCTCACGTACACGCTGACCGTCACCAATCCCAATCCGGTGCCCATGACGGAGGTCGTCCTCACCGATCCCCTGGACGCACATGTCCGCTTCCTGGACGCCACGCCGGCACCGCAAGTCCAGGGACAAACGCTGACGTTCCTTCTGGGAACAGTCCCCGCCCAGGGCAGTGCCACCGTGACCTTTCGGGTCCACCTCGACAAGACCGACGACCTCACCGTCCCCAATGTCGCCCGGGTCGTCACGGCTGAGCAGCCCCAGGGCATCCCGACCAACACGGTCAAGACGACCGTCTGGGACCCGAAACTGGTCATCAGCAAGGTTAGTGGCAAGACCATCGTGCAGGTGGGCGACACCGTGACCTACACCGTCACCGTCACCAACGCCAGCACGGCCGCCGCGCTCGACGAGACCACGGTACAGGACCGCCTGCCCGCAGGCCTGGCCCTGAATGCCGGAACGCTCCGCCTCAACGGGCAGAGGGTCGTGGACATCAACCCAGATCCGCAGATCATCGAGGTGGCCGGCGGCGCGCTCACGCCCGGACAGACCACCGTCCTGACCTACACCACGACCGTCACGCCAGAAGCCATCGGGCGGCTGAGTCTCCGCAACGTCGCGCAGGCCTCTGGTGTTCGGAGTGCCCAGGTGACCGAGCGCGTCTCGACGACCGAAGTGGACGCCATCGTGAAGCTCGCGCCCGCTGATCGGGCCGTGCTGCTGGGCCGGGTCTACCTCGACGTGGACGGGAATGGACAGTTCAGTGCGGCGGATCGTCCCGTGCAGGGCGCGCGCGTTGTCGTGGCTGGGGGGGAAGCCGCCCTCACCGACACCCTGGGACGGTACGCCGTGCCGGATCTGCGGGAGGGGCGCTATGCCGTGGTGCTCGACCGGGCCAGCGTGCCCTACAGCCCAGCGGCACAACCGGGCGGGCTGCTACTCGGCGGCGCGCAGCTGGTGAACATCTACGGCACCGCGACGGCGGACTTTCCGCTGCTGCCTCCCACCGGTTCGGGCTCCGCAGGGCGCAGCACGGTCCTGACCGGCCAGGGATGGCGAGCAGAGAAGCAGGTGCAGCGGCAGGGCACGGAAGTCCACGTCACCCTGACCTTGCGCGCCGAACGGGACATGACCCTTCAGCTCGACGACCCACTGCCCACCGGCGCGGCGCTGCTTCAGGGCCAATCCAACCAGCGTGTCACCGTACGTGCCCAGGTGCCGGTCACGCTCTCGTACACCTTCCAGTCGGATCTGCCCGATGCGGCACTGACCACCGACCCTGTCATCCACGCGGGAGACCCCCCCAAATGAAGGTTTTGCTTCCCACCATGCTCCTGAGTGCGGCCCTGCTTCTCGGCAGCGCGCAGGCCATGACCCTTCCTGCCATCCCGACGACCGCCTCGGCCGCGAGCGTGACACGGGAGAGCCTCATCACGCTCGCGCTGAACGTCGTCGCCAGCGGCACCCTGCTCGTCGCCCACACGTTGCCGGAAGGCGCGACCTTCGTGCCGGGCAGCGCGGCCGCCGATGGACAGCCCATCGACGTGCGGATCGGGCACTCGGGCCGCCTCTACTTCACCCTGACCGCAGGGGCCCATGCCCTGACCTACCGGGTGACACACCAGGACGCCTTGCCCACGCTCGCCGAGCCCGGCATTCTCCGCGTGACCGAGCAAGGCCAGGACCTCCTCCAGGGCGAGGTGGACCAGGATGATGCCCGCACGGCGCAACACCCCAAAGAGACAGCATCAGGCCGCACGTCTGGCGTGCTCCGCCTCCCTCTGGACGGGGCCGTCATCCAGGAACACAGCACGAGTGTTCAGGTGAACTACGTCGGGGACGAGCCGGAACTCCGCGTGAATGGCGACGTCGTTCCTGCCGCCCTCATCGGCAAGCGGGTCCGGGGGCCGAACTTTGGGGAATTGACCTACGTGGCCGTGCCCCTTCGTCCTGGCCCCAACACGATCCAGGCCGGAGACGAGACCATCATGGTGCAGGTCCCTGGGGTGGCCGCCCAGGTGGCCTTCTCCCTCGTGGAAGCCGGAGATGCCCGTCGCCCGGCCATCGTGCGCGTGCAGGTACAGGATGCGGCGGGGCTCCCCGTGCGGGTGCCGAACGTCACCTTGAGCATTGAGGGCGCGCAGCCCCTCAACCCGGACGCGATCCCGAGCTCGCCGGGCTACCAGCTCGCCCTCGAAGACGGGAGGGCGGACCTGCGTCTGCGTCCCCAGGCTGGGGGCCAGGTCCAGCTCACCGCCCGCAGCTTTGCCGGTCAGGGCCAGTTCGCGCTGGGCGGCACGCCCGCCCCACTGATCGTCGGAAATGCCAGTCTCACCCTGGGCCACCCGGTCATCGCGAGCGGCCGCGCCACCGTCGAAGCGCCGGCCTTCGGGGGACAACTCCGGGTCTATGCCGACAGCGCTGGACTTCAGCCCCTGGAAGAAGTCCAGACGCCAAGACACCTGATCACTGGGGATGCGAGTCTCCTCCAGAATGACCTCACCGCCCGTGGCCCCGTGGCGGCCGAGTACCGCCAACCCGGATTCTCAGCCCGCTACGCCCTGAAGGCGGCCGCTGAGCCCTTTGGCGAGCGCCAGTACAACAGCGATGGGGCGGCCGTGAAGGTGCAGGCCGGTCCGGTGCAGGTCTTCGGCTATCACGCGCTCGTCGAAGCGGGCAGCCAGAAGATCACTGCTGACCCGCTGACCGGCATCGTGGATCTGGGGGTAGGCTTGACACCCGGCAGCGAGACGGCCGTGCTGACCGGCACGGTCGAGGGACTAAGCCGAACGCGAACGCTGACGCGCGGCGTGGACTACAGCATCGTCTACGACACGGGCACCCTGATCCTCACCCGTCCCGTGAGCTTTACCGATCCAGACCTGGAGGCGCCGCAACTCACCGTGACCTTCAGCCGGCCAGGAGATACCGCCCAGCGCTCGGCCGCCTGGGGTCTTGGGGCACGGCACACCTGGGGTACTCCCCTGAACGGAGGCGAGCTGGTCGCGGCCTACGCCCAGGAGGCCGGTCGGGGCACCTTCGGCGTCAAGGGCACGCTGACCAGCCCCGGTCGCCAGCTGCGGGTGCTGGGTCTGGTCAGTGGTGGGGTGCGCGCTGAGGTCGGCCTGAAGCAGCAGCTCGGCCAGACCGGCGTATTGACCGTGGCCGCCACCAGCCAGAGTGAGGGCTATGGCGGGCTGCTGGGAGGCACACCAGGAACGACGGTGGCCGCCGATCTCGTCGCGCCTGTCGCGGGCATGTTCGGCGTCAAGGCCGGTGCAGCCTACTCCAGCGTCACGGGCGTCCTGGGTGCTGAACTCCTGGGTACGGTGACACATCCGGGTTGGACCGCAGGCCTGGGCATCGGGGCAACGACGGAGGGCCAGGCCTTCGCTGTGGCCGAAGTGGGCATGACGGCTCCCTATGCGGTGAAGCTGCGCCATGCGCAGGGTTTGACCGGGCAGGCGAGCGAGACTGCCCTGAGCGCGGCCCTTCCCTTGACCCGCGATCTGGCCGTGAAGGTCGAGGACCGCGTGCGCTGGGGCGACCAGGGCGTGCAGCACGGCGGGGCCATCGGTCTGGTGGGGCGTTACGGCGTAAGTCAGTACGACGTGACCTATGAGCTGCCCAATGCGGCGGGTGCAGCTGGGCGAGTACGTGCGGGCGTGCAGGCAGAAATGCCAGTGGATGATCACTGGAGCGTGGGGTTGCGGGCAACAACCTACGTCTTCCCCACGCTGACCACACAGGCGAGCATCAATACGCGGTACCGCGAGGGTGGACTCCTGGCGACCCTAGGTCTGGACGTGGCCGTGCAGGAGGGCTGGACCGCCGGCGTGCGGGGCAGCCTGACCTATGGCGAGGGACCCTGGACCACCTCGCTCACGGGGCAAAGTGCCTTCGGCGTGCAGGCGGGTCACAAGTACGCGGCAGGCCTGGCTTACCGTGGGGAGACGGTCGCCGTGCTGAGCACTGCCCGGTACGAAGTGGGGGCGCTCGCTCAAGCAGGAGGCCTCGCTTCGCTGACGACGGACGCGACGTACCACCTCCAGCGCATCGACCTCCGAGCTGGACTGGGCCTGCGCACGTCGGCCGACTTCCAGGCCCTGACCTGGCAGGCCTACACCGGGGGCACCTATTGGCTCACGCCCCGTCTGGGCATCGGTGGGCTCTACCGCGTCATCGGCCAGCGGCCCACTGGCGTGGTGGGGCATTCGGGCAGTCTGGAGGTGACGGCGGTCCCCATGGCCGGGCTGGGCGTTACTGCTGGCTACGCCTTCGTCCCGACCCACGTGATCCTCAGCGAAGGTGAAGCCCAGCGCGGAGAGTATGTCCGGCTGGACATCCTCTTCCATACCATCTGCATTTCTTGCCCTCCAACAGTCTCTGGACAGGTCATAAGGTGAACCCTAAACGAGGGGACCTACCTACGCAGCGAAATTTCCCTACCCTGCCCTGTCGAATTGAGTCGAGTCTCACCTGACTAGCGCTTTATAGTGTTGCCATGACGGACAACCTAGCACTCCGAAATTTTTTAGCAGAGAATTACTCAACATACGCAGAAGTCAAGGAGTTATGGGCGCGTGTCGGTGGCAACACCGGCAGAATTCTCGACCAAACCGACTCCCGATCACGGTGGGCGGCACTAATTCAGCAGATGGAGAGCGGAGCTGTCCCTCGTCTCAAGCTATTAACAGAGATTCTAAATGATTATAAGGGAAGCAAGATTATCATTGATGAGGTGGAGCAAGAGTTGACACTTGAAGCCTTATCGCCCGCTCAGAAATTAGTGGATCAGATTAGTAGAGCAGACTCCATTCAGCCCATTAATATTGACTTTTCTATTCTGGATGGAGTGAAAGTAGATCAAATTGCGCCAGCCATAGCAGTCCAAGTCTTTCAAACGACACCAGAAGAGAAAAAGCGCTTTAGATTAAACCTTGATACCTTAAAAGATAAAGGCACTGCGGCAATATTAGGCGCTACAGCAAATCAGTTGATGCCTTTAGTTATTGCTGGCGCTCATTGGGCTCTTGGTGGACAAGGATGACACTCCAAACTGCATTTATGAATGCAATTACTGGGGCAAACTTCGATGATACGCATGACCAAGCAGTCGAGCCTGCCTTCAAGCTTATTATTGAACGCCTCACAAATGAACCAGAAAGTTTGATTGACGCAGCTCTCGCAGCTTTTCTGCCACATTCTACGAAGGAACACCCTCTACTTAAAGAGACATTCAATGACATCGAGTCAATTTGGCCTTATGTAAGAAAAAAATTTGCCGACGAGCCAATCTGGCTTGACCGTTATGTTCTGGGAAGGGCTTTACTCGAAATCGCAGATACAAATAGCATCGCAGCCGCAAAGATGTATCTTGCCTTAAAAGATCCATTTTTGTATACTTTAGAGACAAGGGAAGCGAATTTTCGCACCTCATTTCTCAAAGTATGGAAGCCGTCTTTTGAAAAAGTTGCAAAGATGTTCTGGCAACCGTCAGAAGATTTCAGTCCAGTTCCCGTCAAGTCCATAACGGCTCAAATATCTACAGAGTCTATAAATACACTTAAGGCACAGTTGCAAGAAGCGACCGAGGGCACAGCCTTCCAAGATGCCAATGGTGAAGCTTATGATATGGATAAGGATTGGATAACCACATTCTCAGCAGTAGCCGGAGACGCAATTAGTGCCTCTATTAATGAGGCATTGAAAGAACTAACCCAGAAGCTTCCTTCACAACTCAGGAGTGCATCTAATTATCATGAACGTATTCAAGAAATTTTAAAATATGCTACACGTGCACAGCGTCAAGGAAATTTGACTTGGTGGCTGCTATCTAAATACAGCGTTCCTACAGATCAATCATATCGCGCACTTTCTCCACTGAGTGGTGTTCTACAGATGGTATTGGATTTCAAGCAATTTGCGTCAACACTCGCTCCCTCAGAAGTAGACGCCATTCTATTGGAAGCCATCTGGACTACCTACCCAGATTCAATGGCGGAGGAGCGGACCATCAACGAATGGATAGATGATGTCATAACCTGTAAAGAATCTGCTGAATATGGCGTTTCAGATCGAAAGATATCACCACTTTTACTCTGTGATGTCATCGCGGCAAAGCATAATGGGAGCTTGGTTGAAGCCGCTACCCTCGCTGGTGTCAACTCTGAGGTAAAGCTCACGCTAGCCAACTTCGCGATCTGGCTCTGGCACAGTACGCAGGCCCACTCCTCATGACTCGGCTTCGGTGTGCCGATGAAAACTGCTCTGTACCAGCCGGGACCATGTGTGCCCGCCGGTTCACTGACTTCCAGGACTGCCCCAGTTTTCGGGAAGGCACTGGGAACACAGGGAGAGTCGAAGCGGCTTCTGCTCAAAGCAGCGACATTCAAGTACCATGGACTGGATATTCCATGACGCAGACTGACACTTCGCTTGTGTGGGGCGTCAAGCGGGCCCCTCTTATCGCACTAGTTGGTCTGTCCAAAAGTGGAAAGTCCTCATTCCTTGGGACCCTTTACCTTCGTTTGAAACGCGAACCTCTTGGTGATAAGCAATTTGCCGGCTCTCTAACCCTTAGAGGATGGGCCAGCATTACTGAAAAGATGTATTGGAAGGAAGAATTAAAGCCTGGCTTTCCGCCTCGTACTAGTGGCGAGGCTCGCGAACCTGGATTTCTGCATCTCACAGTTGCAGGAGAAACGCATCTTGAAGACATCTTGTTGGCTGACGTTCCCGGAGAGTGGTTTGCACAGCTTCTGGAGAACATTCACGCTGAAGCGGCGGCTCCTGCGCGCTGGATTATTATGAATGCTGACGCAGTTTTGTTTTTCATTGATACGGATGCGCTTTCAATTTTTCAAACTGCATACGGCACAGAGCGTAATACTAAATTACTTCTTGATCGTATAGCATCACTTAGACCTGATCTCCCTATCGTCACGGTTCGCGCCAAACACGATAAAACTTCCGCTGACACTCAACAAAGCCTTGATTTGATACAAATTCATATTGAGAAACGCTTCGGTCAAACCCAAGCATACGAAACAGTGGCCGCTTCGGTGGAATCAGCGGTTGAGGACGATACAGCCCCACAACCAGGTCAAGGCGTCATGGAAGCGCTTACCGCTGCTCTTCATCTAGTAAACGTCCTACAACGTTCAACACCTTCAATCACGCGCACCCAGAATAGTCAAGCACTTGCCTCTCTTCAGGAAGTCAGCAAATGACTAATCTTTTAATTGCCGGTGCCTCCAAGGCAGGAAAAACCGTGTATGGTGCGCAATTCTACTTGCGAACTCAAGCTGGGGCGGCCCTCACAAGTAAAGGAGAAGCCGAGGACCTCTCTATTTTCCATAAAGCAATTGAGGCCATTGCCCATGGGCGTAAGCCTGAGCGCACAAAAGATGAGGAGAGCCGTACACTCACTCTTGAGGTCAGTGATGCAGCAGGCCGTACTACAGAAATGCTCTGGCCGGACTATGCGGGAGAGTCCTTCGCAGACCTACTCAAGCGACGAGTATTTACGGAGGAGTGGCTAACGCGCGTCAAAGATGCCACAGGTCTCCTGCTACTGATTCGTCCAGAGGTTACAGCAATGCCGGCTGACGCCTTGAAAAGTCGTCGAAAGGGCCAAGGGCGTAAATCTACTACCACTTCCTCATCTCCTTCTGCGGACGAAAAAGTTCAGGATCACTTAGTGCCCCTCCTGCCTGATGCACAGTATGTTGAATGGGTGCAGATGATGCGCCACCTACGAGGTGAAGGCCGCTTAGAGCGGTCACGGTGGCCTCTTGTTGTGTTGCTAACTTGCTGGGATGAACTCAAAGACCCTAAAACGCCTGCTGAAGTGCTTCAGCACAAGTGTCCACTACTTGCAAGCTATCTTCGGGGAATCTGGGCACCCGAGGCGCTAGCAATCTACGGGGTCAGCGCGTTAGGACAAGCCTTCGATGATCGCAAAGGTCACGTGAATACCACTTTCCTTGCCGAGCGTCCTGAGAGACAAGGGTATGTAATTTGCCCTACAGGCGCACAAGACTCAGACCTTACCCTGCCTGTCGCTTGGCTGCTTAAGCGTCTCCATGACCATCAGGATTGAGTGGGCCCTCTTCCGCTGGGCGCATACCTATGGGTACTCCCAGGTAGCGGGTAGCCTGCGGGATTCACGCGTCAGTGCCTTGATCGCCAAATGGAGCGACGTTCCTTCAGGCGCTGATCGACCTGACATGCCCGAGCGCGCCTGGGCCGCATGGAGAATTGACGATTATTACGTTCTCGTCCGCAGTGTGCCCGATCAGGAGGAAGACCGCGGAGGAGGATACGTTTCTCGAGCCCTTCTTTTACCGGTTGCTCAGGCTGAGAAGCTCATTAGTCTGATGCCCTTATTTGATCTGCTTGAAGGCCCTGAACATTTTTGGAATACAAATGTCCAAAATTCTATTGAACTGAGCGCCTCACCTCTATCCAATGAGGTTGTCGAAGCAGTATCTGCTCTTCTTGCGGCATTTGCCAAGCGAGACACAAAGCGTATAGTCTTACTAAATAGTGTTCAAACACCTATAATCCTTAGTGGATTGTGGCAGACTCTT is a genomic window containing:
- a CDS encoding isopeptide-forming domain-containing fimbrial protein; translated protein: MRAAATVLGLALTLSLGQSGLAAPTPAGTQITNTALFDADGQFTPSNPVTLTVQAVCGVAITPAAQRLPGTVGQPTPFTFTVLNTGNSTWTFPLEARAGATGRMDVILDPTSLTLTQGERRDVVLSVTPWGAGRLEAQLQAACGDVVARGLAQVDATLLPLTASKSVDRSTAKPGDVLTYTLTVTNPNPVPMTEVVLTDPLDAHVRFLDATPAPQVQGQTLTFLLGTVPAQGSATVTFRVHLDKTDDLTVPNVARVVTAEQPQGIPTNTVKTTVWDPKLVISKVSGKTIVQVGDTVTYTVTVTNASTAAALDETTVQDRLPAGLALNAGTLRLNGQRVVDINPDPQIIEVAGGALTPGQTTVLTYTTTVTPEAIGRLSLRNVAQASGVRSAQVTERVSTTEVDAIVKLAPADRAVLLGRVYLDVDGNGQFSAADRPVQGARVVVAGGEAALTDTLGRYAVPDLREGRYAVVLDRASVPYSPAAQPGGLLLGGAQLVNIYGTATADFPLLPPTGSGSAGRSTVLTGQGWRAEKQVQRQGTEVHVTLTLRAERDMTLQLDDPLPTGAALLQGQSNQRVTVRAQVPVTLSYTFQSDLPDAALTTDPVIHAGDPPK
- a CDS encoding effector-associated domain EAD1-containing protein — protein: MTDNLALRNFLAENYSTYAEVKELWARVGGNTGRILDQTDSRSRWAALIQQMESGAVPRLKLLTEILNDYKGSKIIIDEVEQELTLEALSPAQKLVDQISRADSIQPINIDFSILDGVKVDQIAPAIAVQVFQTTPEEKKRFRLNLDTLKDKGTAAILGATANQLMPLVIAGAHWALGGQG
- a CDS encoding GTPase-associated system all-helical protein GASH, whose protein sequence is MNAITGANFDDTHDQAVEPAFKLIIERLTNEPESLIDAALAAFLPHSTKEHPLLKETFNDIESIWPYVRKKFADEPIWLDRYVLGRALLEIADTNSIAAAKMYLALKDPFLYTLETREANFRTSFLKVWKPSFEKVAKMFWQPSEDFSPVPVKSITAQISTESINTLKAQLQEATEGTAFQDANGEAYDMDKDWITTFSAVAGDAISASINEALKELTQKLPSQLRSASNYHERIQEILKYATRAQRQGNLTWWLLSKYSVPTDQSYRALSPLSGVLQMVLDFKQFASTLAPSEVDAILLEAIWTTYPDSMAEERTINEWIDDVITCKESAEYGVSDRKISPLLLCDVIAAKHNGSLVEAATLAGVNSEVKLTLANFAIWLWHSTQAHSS
- a CDS encoding TRAFAC clade GTPase domain-containing protein, with product MTQTDTSLVWGVKRAPLIALVGLSKSGKSSFLGTLYLRLKREPLGDKQFAGSLTLRGWASITEKMYWKEELKPGFPPRTSGEAREPGFLHLTVAGETHLEDILLADVPGEWFAQLLENIHAEAAAPARWIIMNADAVLFFIDTDALSIFQTAYGTERNTKLLLDRIASLRPDLPIVTVRAKHDKTSADTQQSLDLIQIHIEKRFGQTQAYETVAASVESAVEDDTAPQPGQGVMEALTAALHLVNVLQRSTPSITRTQNSQALASLQEVSK